The Topomyia yanbarensis strain Yona2022 chromosome 3, ASM3024719v1, whole genome shotgun sequence nucleotide sequence TTTCCGGCTGAATTGAAGCTTTTAGGCCTGTTCCTTCCATTTTGCTCCAAGTTCTAGAACCCCTGATTCTACCTGATGAGTTGCACCACATTTAAGGCACTTTAAAGGCTTAGATTGTAAAAAACTTGTTACCTTTCGAATAATATCTTTAATAACATGCCTTTACCCCTTTTTCAGGCCCGTCTACGACGGAACGTACTGCGCCACGGCTTACTGGGCCGGCAACTCGGGCTTCCGAGTGGAGTTTTGGGGTCAACGAAACGATCTGGAGGTGGTCCCGAAAGGAGCGGTGCGCGGCTGCTATCGGAACAGCCTGCTAGAAAATGGCTGGTCCCAGCTGGAGTTAGAATCTCAGCCCGAgtatcctgacaaaattcaagCATTCGCTGCCGGCATGTTGGAGGGAGCGCTCAGCTGGCATACTATCTATCTTCACTGGACGAAGTGAGTAAATTCCAGTATTTTTGCTTGTGAATACGCGCGTTCTTTATCACAAGTCTGCGGAATCGTGACTACATATGAGTTGgtaatgttcatatttggctgatttCTAGAAAGAATTATTTAGATTAGATAAGAGATGTCCAAAGCGTATATGGTTGTAGCTCTAATTGTTAATGCGAAAAACCCTATTCTTATGATCGCCCTACCCATATGAAGCCATTACAGcctcttttttctttattcaaatcaTTGGTTTAAATGGTAGGGTAAAAATTAGCACACtcgaatcaaatttttattaagTTCAAACACGAGTAGTTTACTGCTTTCATACCACTTCCACTTTTATACTGTTTCATAGAAACGAACCTGTAATATCGATATCAACTTATTGGCATTGAATCAATTAAACATCGAATATTGAACTAAAAAATACGACTTTCTCTGATACAACCAAAATAGACTTATTACCCTATCCGCCCAATTTTCCATTACTTAAATCataataaattccatttttcagCGAAACTCAATCCAACAAACCTACAGTAACTAAACTATTCATTGTCTTCTTCTCCCATCCAGCACCATCAACGCGGAATGCACTCGGGACGATCAGTCGGAGGAGTTCTGCGACTGGCTGCGTCGTATCGTCACCACAAATATGGAAACTGTCAAAAAGATGGCGGACATGAAGGGCAAGCATGACCACTACTGGTACCAGATTGGCCTGTTCTATGATCAGCTCGACGGGCTGGAGTTTGGCTTCCGCAAGGGCGTTCGTCGGTCGCGCATGGAGTACGAGATACCGATGGAGGACTTCCTGTTGATGAACAGTGCGGTCGATATACGGGATCTGAAAGCGTACTACATGAACTTTTTGGATGGAGAAAGTGGCATGGAAGTGGAACCGAACAAAGGGATTCTGTTGTTGAAGATTTTGGAGAACAGTGGCGGACTGGTGAAGATTTTGTTGGGTCACGCAAGTGATGGCAGCTACGCGTCGATGCTAAGAGTGGTAAAGAAGTATACGTTTAACTATCATTTCTCATCCGAAGCTACCGTTGACCGGGTGGTTCCGAGTACAAACATCGTGTTCACCGGTTATCCAGCTGCATTGTCATCGATGGATGATTTCTATATGCTCTCTGGAAAGCGACACAAAATGGTGGCAGCCGGAATTAAGATAGAAAATGACAATTTGAATCTCTGGACTAAGATCGATCTGGTGCGATCGGTTCCTCTGGGTCCACGAGTGATGGCTGCTAACCGGTTGGCACACAGTGGCCGCGTTTGGTCGAAGTATTTCGCACGGAGTCCATCAACCGGTGCTAAACAGTGGCTAATTATGGATATGAAGCGGCTGAACCATAGAACTAACATTACCGATGATTCGGCTGAAACGGAAGAAACTCTTATGAACCAGATCGAAATGATTGAGTACGATGGGCAACGAACGGAAACGAAGCATATGGAAGACTATGTGGATGTTGATTTTGAAGAGCGTGTGCGAAAAGTTACCTCCATTGGGAAAATTAGCGACGGTGGCTTATTTTGGGTCGTAGATCAGCTTCCTGGTCGGCTGCACGCAGAGGATATGACAGAGAAAATCATCGAGGATGGTTACTGGCTTGGGAACGGTGTGCCCATTTTTAAGGTGAGTttgaacagatttttttctttctaataccaatgtaaaattaaaagaaatatcaattgaatttttgttcaaaccaatgcaTCAGAATTGGATTTGGTAAGAATATCTACCTATTTTCCAACATTTGGTAATCTATCGACTATGGTACATAATTCTTTTTATTCTTCTTTACACAGGAACTAGCCGACATCGGACATGTAAAAACAAACAGCACCAATACGCAACAGAAACATTCCGCACAAGATAAAATTCTCAACAACATCACCGACCTGGATGGGATAGCCAAATTCATCCGCCAAAGCGCCTACCGTGGTGACCTGGACCAGCAGAACCCGACGGCATTCGGTAACATCGACATGAAGCTGTTCTCCGAAACCAATGCTAGTAATGGAACGGTGATATTCCAAGCATACTCCGGTCCCCTGTTT carries:
- the LOC131688438 gene encoding putative phospholipase B-like lamina ancestor codes for the protein MLKVVGASWYKTRISTYILGGAFMLAFGAFFIAEMERPVYDGTYCATAYWAGNSGFRVEFWGQRNDLEVVPKGAVRGCYRNSLLENGWSQLELESQPEYPDKIQAFAAGMLEGALSWHTIYLHWTNTINAECTRDDQSEEFCDWLRRIVTTNMETVKKMADMKGKHDHYWYQIGLFYDQLDGLEFGFRKGVRRSRMEYEIPMEDFLLMNSAVDIRDLKAYYMNFLDGESGMEVEPNKGILLLKILENSGGLVKILLGHASDGSYASMLRVVKKYTFNYHFSSEATVDRVVPSTNIVFTGYPAALSSMDDFYMLSGKRHKMVAAGIKIENDNLNLWTKIDLVRSVPLGPRVMAANRLAHSGRVWSKYFARSPSTGAKQWLIMDMKRLNHRTNITDDSAETEETLMNQIEMIEYDGQRTETKHMEDYVDVDFEERVRKVTSIGKISDGGLFWVVDQLPGRLHAEDMTEKIIEDGYWLGNGVPIFKELADIGHVKTNSTNTQQKHSAQDKILNNITDLDGIAKFIRQSAYRGDLDQQNPTAFGNIDMKLFSETNASNGTVIFQAYSGPLFEPITDGQAFKRSVESVDVGNDEEAGPSMGAKPKRMKPFDWNAADDLEARHQGQPAVWDFARETPHWAWL